ACATTCAGGTTGCTTGATACTTACAATGAGATCAGCACTCTATTTTATATAAGTCTTTTATATAAATGAAGATACTTAAATAAATCAAGACCCGATTTTTGCACAGACCTTTCTGTTACAATGTGTCTTGAATAGAAGGGACATAATCTTTTGACTTGGATGACATCTAGAAGGCTGGTTTATAAAACCACCTTCCCCATGTCTCATAAACAACATGTCCCTGGGGGGCTGAGAAGGCAATCATAGGTGAGAAATGCCAGCATTGACTACTGGAGTCCTAAGACGTCAAGTGTTTGGATGGGTAAGAAAGTGATTAGTCCCAGTCTCAGAGGAAAAGAGCAGGGGTCAGAGGACTAATGATTGAAcgcagtggtggtggtggtggtggtggtttgaGTAAATGCCACAAAAGCCTTGTGGTCCTTGGTGGAATGTCATGTGTCTGATTTACCTGTTCCTTGTAGAGCTGAGAACATCACTGCTCTCATTAGAAACTGCTTCTGTGCTGTCTCATAGCAACCTAAAAATAGAAATGTCCCCATTAGGTTGTATAGCTGTGATGGCTGCTACAAGTTTTGGCCTCTTTAATTGTGCAGTCAATATAGATAGGTGTGAAATATTTGTGCTCCATCTCTTCATTTATTGAGCAGCGAAATGGGCTAATCAGAGACACAGTTGGTTGGAGAATTGTATAAATAAGCTTAAATGTGTAAGGAAGCCCATGCATTTACCATATTGGCATTTCCGGCAAGGAGCAGTGTGATGGTGGTCTAGAACAGATTCCTTTCTCAAATTTTACAGCTGAATTGTCTTTGTTGTGCCTTTTATCACATGGCAGATAGGAAGACTGTCTATGGAATAAAGTTTATTCTAACTGCCACTGATGTTCCACACTGCAGAGATTAAATTATAGTGTATTTATTGCAGAGGCTTACTATATGAGGCACGATTTCACACATAAGGATGAAGAAGAAGGAGTAACCAGCAAAAGTATTATTACCTCATTTTCTTTATGAGTAGGCCAAACATTGTCAGTTGCTTTTAATTACAAATTGTCCTTTTGAAATAATTTAGATACAATACACGCAGGCAGAGCATTTACACGTGTTTGGGAGCTAGCACAGCTTGCTGCAGATGCAACCCAGTTTCGTGACtatttcacgaactgccgtgagactgggttggcAGATCTGGAGATAAGGACAGAGGTTTTCATCAGACGCAAATTATTTTTGGTCGACTCTGACGTCAAGAGAATACACGTTTCATTCAACAAGCAGGAAAGTAAGTTATTTATAACCCGCAGCATCTCCGGCTTGTGATCCTTGAGTGCGCAGTGAAAGGAATACTCCCCTATAGACTGATGTAGTGAGCCTCCATAACAGAAGCCACACTGCTCATGCTATGCGTGCTATGGTGCCAGAAAGGTACGGCGTCCTGTAACCTGTACTAGGACGCGTCGATGGGAACAGCCGCGTCTTAAAAAATAGGGATATTGCAAAGAATTGCAACAAACTTTCTCTTCTGAATGATACATTTTCTTCCGATTCCTTCCCTCCTGCATGGCAAAGCACTGGGTACTTTGAGCATGGAAAACCTCTCCTCAGACTGGGTAAGATAATTAGAAgacattaagttgttttgcaaaattattaaaaaaaacgaaGATTAAAGGATTCAACTTTGTCGTCATCTTGCGTATCTATAGGGCTATGGCTGCTTTCTTCATCTTAGAAAAAGGCTGATAGAAATAGATGGACCTATCACATCCATACTTAACATAGGCTGTAAGTATGTGTATGCtacaatgaaaaataatatttagataaaaaaacaaaatttctaATGTTGGATTTAACGTAGAATTAGACAACCAACACAATCATTTGGAATGCAGCGCGTTTCTGTCTCCAAGTTATCCAAAATGAGAACCATGGACAGCGACTCACGCCTCACAGGGTGCCGATATTTAATGTCGCATGTCACTATTTTAATTTtagatattaaaataaaaacacgttGTTGTAGCCAGTCTGTTAGACATTTTCGAAAAAGATGACTAAGGCTGGGGCATTTGCGCACGTATAGGTTTATGGGTGATTTTGTTCGTCGTTTTTCGTCGCGCCTATACATATTCTGGAAAAAGACACAAACGAGCGCCTGTCTTGACAGACATGAGGAGATCAACTTTGATCTTAATATCCACATATCATGATCATCcatctgtatttgtttgtgaATCTAACAGGTGCGGTTAACCACGTTGTCTGCTTCATAGACATGCTTTTTTTGGCATGTAAATGATTGGTTTCCTTGGaaaactacattttattttttatatattaccTTCATCTGAATTATTGTATAAATACATTATTTCCGTATCAGAAATCTGTAACACTAAGTTATTGTGTAACATTTGTAAGTGTAAGAGACTGCCACCTGCTGGTAGTGATGATTTAGCAAAACATTAAAAGATCAAATAATGTGAGTCTTAAATTATGAGGATTTTGCGATGTAAGCTGAACTACTTCTATGCTTTGTTCAAAGGATTGTGCGCTGTAAGTTCAACAGAGAAGATCTGTGATTGGCCGGGAGATGGCAGATATACTGGAGCTGCGGACAGATGGAAACTCACTCCTGAAGGCGGTATGGCTCAGACGCTTAAGACTCACTAGGCTCCTGTTGGAAGGAGGTGCATACATCAACGAGAGCAATGAACGTGGAGAGACGCCACTCATGGTGGCCTGCATGTCCACACACACTGACCAGCAGAGTGTGAGCAAGTCAAAGCTGGTGAAATATTTGCTGGACAACCAGGCAGACCCCAACATACAGGACAAAGCCGGCCGGACAGCTCTAATGCATGCCTGCATCCACAAGGCTGGGCATGAGGTGGTGGATCACCTGCTGAGCAATGGAGCTGATCCCAGTCTAGATGACAGGAGCGGGGCCTCAACCCTAGTCTACGCCATCAATGCTGATGATAAGAAGACACTAAAACTGCTCTTGGATGCATGCAAAGCTAAAGGCAAGGAGATCATCATAATCACCACAGACAAGTCACCGTCCGGGACTAAAACTACCAAACAGTACTTAAATGTCCCCCCATCACCAGAGCTGGATGAGAGCTCCTCCCCATCATACTGCACCTCTCCGTCTGATATCAACGTCACTGCATCTCCCACACCTGAGCACGAGCAGCAAAACTTAGTTTTCAGTTTCCAGACCAAGCTGAAAACCTCGACTTCCGCTGCAAAGCTCGTCAACGGGCCCACGTCTCCAACACGCCGGCCTGCGAACCCCAAACGTGCACGTTTGCCTCAGCTGAAGAGGCTGCAGTCAGAGCCTTGGGGGCTGATCGCTCCCTCAGTCCTTGCTGCAGCTGCCGCCCATGAGGAGAGTAAGAAAGCCAGCTCTGATGAAGATGTTGTTGCAGGGGTAAACGGACTCTCTCTGAGTAAGAGGTCAGCTTTATCTCGACAGAGCAGTGTGGATGGGAAGGACAGCTTATTCCCTCTGGTGGGTGAACAACCATGCAAAATGACAACCTCCCTATCCTGTCCTCTAACGTCCAAAGCATCATATGAGAGATCTCTTAGCCAGCAACAGCCACTGGCACGGCGCAGTACTGTGCCCACAGAACAggacagcagctgcagcagtggACTCGTCAGTCTGAGAGACACAATGCATAGGAGACGTCTGGGGAACGATCACTATGACTCAGACTCACAGCTCTACTCAGACTCTGGCATGTTAGACTCTCCTAAGGTCCCAATGGAGCGAAGGAAACTAAACACTTCTCCACTAGCGATGTTGACCAACTCCAAAGAATCGCTAGACATCAACACCAGCCCGTCCTCTCCCAGCACAGCACACAGGCGTGCTCCTGGCCTCCTGGAGAGGAGAGGCTCGGGCACACTGCTGCTGGACCACATCTCCCACACCAGGCCGGGCCACCTGCCCCCTCTCAACATTAACCCCAACCCTCCCATTCCTGACATCGGGGCTAGTAGCAAGCCCTCCTCACCTCTGACCACGGGTATTAGATCAATAGCTCCAGTAGCACCAAACACACCAAAGAGAGGCAGCCTCAAGTCCAAGAAGAAACTTGTGAGAAGGCACTCTATGCAAGTGGAGCAGATGAAACAGCTTTCTGATTTTGAAGAGCTGGCTCATTAGTTAGTGATGATGTTTATGCAGCACATATTGTGGGTGTAGAAAAGGCTAACACCATAACGTGTCAGGAAGTACATCCATGGGTTCAGCTGTGTAGACTTACAGCCATctagatgttgaataatgtataatttatataaaatatacagtatatataaaatatattgaaaCTAAGCAATATAGATAGACTTCCTCCCTGTGTTACACCCAACCTTAAAAACTATTATCTTTTGACTTCAACACCTGCTGTAAATGTATTACAGTTTTGAATGTAAATGCCTAGACAGGGTACTATTCTTCTCAACTAGCTCTATTACATGATAATGTAATGCGTAGGGAACATACAGGGTTCATTTGTAGCCAGAAGGCCACTTGGGTGCACTTTGTGCATATGTAATTAGCACCATTAATGGACTTTCTTTTAACAAGAAAAATGTGATGCACTTGTCTGAGATGTAGCTTTgagtaaaatgaaaattgaCTGTAGCAAATTTGTACAAAGTGCCTTCAAGAAAaagaaacctaaaaaaaaaaaaaaaatacagtggacagaaacatttatTGTGTTAGGAGCATTTTTAATTCATAATGATGtaaccaaaatgtgtttttatttcaatgttGCTGGTCTCTTAAACTCAGAATACACATTATgtgaattaataaaaattatGCCTTAAGGAACAGGTAAAACGATGGGCTATGTATAACAGCACATTATTGCCCTATGAGGAAAAAAGAATTAATGTTGCTGCTAACAGTGTTACAAAAACCTTCAAAGCACACATAATTCTAGTAACACTGAATGACATTCAAGCCCTTAGTCAACGTAGACATTGGTGAAACTTGTCaattaaaatgtcatttcacGCTAATGGCAATCAAAACTAAAGATCATACAGCTTCCATCTAACTTGTGAAGCAACGCTTCtgtttaaggaaaaaaaataataaacataatgAAATCCATAGTATTTTTGTAAGTAGTTTGTTGTATATTCTGAATAAATGTCAATCACTTGTgaatttctgtctgtttttgtcttgttaaGTAAGATCTGAGCTGATATTAGCCACACATATGCTCATTAGAAGGAGCACCAGTCCTGCCTCAGGCCACTTGGCAGTTCTTTGGTActatgaagatgatgatgacgatCATCGGCGATGTCACTGTGATTATGTCAGACAAACCATTGAGGCACTCAGATCCCACCGCTTCTTGGTAGCTTCATTATCCAGACCCTGAGGAGCCGCTGTTTTAGGGGCGCAGCCACTGTAATCAAAGCAGAATTTAGTGTTAGAACATACAACATTCAGGATGAAATCAATAAGTATGGAAATCACAGGGTAACTTACAATATAGTGATACTGCAATATTGATTTTGTGTTAAGCAACATATTTTCCTGTCTATAAGAAGGACGTACTGTATTCCATGCCCAGCAAAATAATTGTTCCACTACACAGGAATCAattaatattttgtattcattggCCTTAAAAAGCCCCAGATTCACTGAGTGGCTATTGGTTTGTGGAAATTGAATTAACTGTTATTTTATTTGGGAATATGCACTACTAAAGCACAATATCCACTGACTTGACAAGTCGAGTCCTGTTTTATGATCTGATATTGACAGAGTCTTGAAAACCATCACTGTTCTTTAGTTTTAAAGTTCAACTGATCAATATATTTTCATACAGCAATATGAATATCAATTGAC
This genomic stretch from Etheostoma spectabile isolate EspeVRDwgs_2016 chromosome 8, UIUC_Espe_1.0, whole genome shotgun sequence harbors:
- the ankrd34c gene encoding ankyrin repeat domain-containing protein 34C; this encodes MADILELRTDGNSLLKAVWLRRLRLTRLLLEGGAYINESNERGETPLMVACMSTHTDQQSVSKSKLVKYLLDNQADPNIQDKAGRTALMHACIHKAGHEVVDHLLSNGADPSLDDRSGASTLVYAINADDKKTLKLLLDACKAKGKEIIIITTDKSPSGTKTTKQYLNVPPSPELDESSSPSYCTSPSDINVTASPTPEHEQQNLVFSFQTKLKTSTSAAKLVNGPTSPTRRPANPKRARLPQLKRLQSEPWGLIAPSVLAAAAAHEESKKASSDEDVVAGVNGLSLSKRSALSRQSSVDGKDSLFPLVGEQPCKMTTSLSCPLTSKASYERSLSQQQPLARRSTVPTEQDSSCSSGLVSLRDTMHRRRLGNDHYDSDSQLYSDSGMLDSPKVPMERRKLNTSPLAMLTNSKESLDINTSPSSPSTAHRRAPGLLERRGSGTLLLDHISHTRPGHLPPLNINPNPPIPDIGASSKPSSPLTTGIRSIAPVAPNTPKRGSLKSKKKLVRRHSMQVEQMKQLSDFEELAH